A genomic stretch from Candidatus Effluviviaceae Genus V sp. includes:
- a CDS encoding universal stress protein, with protein MFSKILIAVDGSHHADAAVEAGIELSKAGDAGVTLCHVSSIPEQYRADLADQIEEALLDEGRKILEHARRVAVEAGAEPETRLVERQHPAEAIVALASEIEADLIVVGVRGKTTDALRSIGSVSQAVAQEAECSVLLVR; from the coding sequence ATGTTCTCGAAGATACTGATCGCTGTCGACGGCTCGCATCACGCCGACGCCGCCGTCGAAGCGGGAATCGAGCTCTCGAAGGCCGGTGACGCCGGGGTGACTCTCTGCCACGTCTCCAGCATCCCCGAGCAGTACCGCGCAGACCTCGCCGACCAGATCGAGGAGGCTCTTCTCGATGAGGGGAGGAAGATCCTCGAACACGCGCGAAGGGTCGCGGTGGAGGCCGGAGCCGAGCCGGAGACCCGGCTCGTCGAGCGTCAGCATCCGGCCGAGGCGATCGTCGCCCTCGCGTCAGAGATCGAGGCGGATCTGATCGTCGTGGGCGTCAGGGGGAAGACGACCGACGCGTTGCGGTCGATCGGTTCGGTCAGCCAGGCCGTCGCCCAGGAGGCGGAGTGCTCGGTGCTGCTGGTGCGCTAG
- the otsB gene encoding trehalose-phosphatase: MVTRVKGLAYPKHVTEDAEKLARALNDAFGVHLFLDYGGTLVEPGVGQRERPAAHIRRKLARLCRSDAFSVYVMSSRSVHELREVIGVPGLGLIGQGGLEIWEDGGPLEHPVDIRHVDRLLHHLELDAHRCLGDMDGVTVENSGFSLRLDTTSSERAVAREATHCFETLVRALDTSNHLEVFYGDGVMQARPAGWHKGHAIEHVLRSAEEDTLIISMGDDVTDEDAFEAVVSWDGGGEDVTPWYIPQAEEHEEEPPGAFGILVSERPRPSHASLYVRNPHEVYEFLSSLETIAAGAF, translated from the coding sequence ATGGTCACCCGTGTCAAGGGGCTCGCGTATCCGAAGCATGTGACCGAGGATGCCGAGAAGCTGGCGCGCGCCCTGAACGACGCATTCGGTGTACACCTGTTCCTCGACTACGGAGGAACGCTGGTGGAGCCCGGCGTGGGACAGCGCGAGCGTCCGGCGGCTCACATCCGGCGCAAGCTGGCGCGGTTGTGCCGCTCCGACGCGTTCTCGGTGTACGTGATGAGCTCACGGAGCGTTCACGAGCTCCGGGAGGTTATCGGTGTCCCGGGACTCGGGCTGATCGGTCAGGGCGGCCTCGAGATCTGGGAGGACGGCGGGCCGCTGGAGCACCCGGTCGATATCAGGCATGTCGACCGGCTGCTTCACCATCTGGAGCTGGATGCCCACAGATGCCTCGGGGACATGGATGGCGTGACGGTCGAGAACAGCGGGTTCAGTCTCAGACTGGACACGACCTCGTCGGAACGGGCCGTCGCGCGAGAGGCGACGCACTGCTTCGAGACCCTCGTTCGGGCTCTCGATACGTCGAACCATCTGGAGGTGTTCTACGGGGACGGCGTCATGCAGGCCCGACCCGCCGGGTGGCATAAGGGACACGCGATCGAGCATGTTCTCAGATCGGCCGAGGAGGATACCCTCATCATCTCGATGGGCGACGATGTGACTGACGAGGATGCCTTCGAGGCGGTCGTCTCCTGGGACGGCGGCGGCGAGGATGTCACCCCGTGGTACATCCCGCAGGCCGAGGAGCACGAGGAGGAGCCTCCCGGCGCCTTCGGAATCCTCGTGTCGGAGCGCCCGCGGCCGAGCCACGCTTCGCTCTACGTCAGGAACCCCCACGAGGTCTACGAGTTCCTCTCGTCGCTCGAGACGATCGCGGCCGGGGCCTTCTAG